The Actinopolyspora erythraea genome has a segment encoding these proteins:
- a CDS encoding arginase family protein — protein MSAGEDSVPTTTHGALTAFHGRAGDHNDRAMAGARILGSELARYMRAGLTRIGQSRPALSANWETELTAALPELRRLANRYDTLLAAGARPVTAVNRCAVALATLPVVARHRPDACVVWLDAHADLHTPATSESGYLGGMVLAGAGGLWDSGLGDGLALGNVVLGGLRDVDEAERRLLSEGTISAVSAGEDIVDKLRAAVAGRPVYFHLDCDVFEPGVLATDYRVPGGLTLDRLHEVAGMLAEHELVGVELGEFETIQPTGETDTDAARRLVEAVAPLLDEPRG, from the coding sequence ATGTCGGCAGGCGAGGACTCGGTACCCACGACGACCCACGGGGCGCTCACGGCGTTTCACGGGCGCGCGGGTGACCACAACGATCGCGCGATGGCGGGGGCGCGGATCCTCGGCTCCGAGCTCGCCCGGTACATGCGGGCCGGCCTGACCCGGATCGGCCAGTCGCGTCCGGCGCTGAGCGCGAACTGGGAGACGGAGCTGACCGCCGCGTTGCCCGAGCTGCGCAGGCTCGCCAACCGCTACGACACGCTGCTGGCCGCGGGGGCCAGGCCGGTCACGGCGGTGAACAGGTGCGCGGTGGCGCTGGCGACGCTGCCGGTGGTGGCGCGCCACCGTCCCGACGCCTGCGTGGTCTGGCTGGACGCCCACGCCGACCTGCACACCCCGGCCACTTCGGAGAGCGGCTACCTGGGCGGCATGGTGCTGGCCGGTGCCGGCGGTCTGTGGGACTCCGGGCTGGGCGACGGACTCGCCCTCGGCAACGTCGTGCTCGGCGGTCTCCGCGACGTCGACGAGGCGGAGCGGCGGCTGCTCTCCGAGGGCACGATCAGCGCGGTGTCGGCGGGCGAGGACATCGTGGACAAGCTCCGCGCCGCCGTGGCGGGCAGGCCGGTGTACTTCCACCTCGACTGCGACGTGTTCGAACCCGGCGTGCTGGCCACCGACTACCGCGTGCCGGGCGGTCTCACCCTGGACCGGTTGCACGAGGTGGCCGGGATGCTCGCCGAGCACGAGCTGGTCGGCGTGGAACTCGGCGAGTTCGAGACGATCCAGCCCACCGGCGAGACCGACACCGACGCGGCGCGGCGGTTGGTCGAGGCCGTCGCGCCGCTGCTGGACGAGCCGCGAGGCTGA
- a CDS encoding aldo/keto reductase, which translates to MDHVSLGRTGVKVSPLCLGAMNFGTWGNPDHDDSIRIIHRALDAGINFVDTADVYSHGESEEIVGRALADGRRDEVVLATKAHASMGEDPNERGNSRRWLVREVENSLRRLGTDHIDLYQVHRPDPDTHIDETLGALTDLIRDGKIRYAGCSTFPAHLIVESHWVAERRVRERFVTEQPPYSILTRGIEADVLPVARDYGMGVLPWSPLSGGWLSGKYRRGRDAPDTHRANSMPDRFDPTRPDNARKLDAVEELARLAADSGITLVDLALAFVLSHPAVTAPIIGPRTMEQLESQLGAADIRLDAATLDRVDEIVPPGTTLNPADVGWTPPDLRRKELRRRR; encoded by the coding sequence GTGGACCACGTCTCACTCGGCAGGACCGGAGTCAAGGTCAGCCCGCTGTGCCTCGGCGCCATGAACTTCGGTACCTGGGGCAACCCCGATCACGACGACTCGATCCGAATCATCCACCGCGCCCTGGACGCCGGGATCAACTTCGTCGACACCGCCGACGTGTACTCGCACGGCGAGTCGGAGGAGATCGTCGGCAGGGCCCTCGCCGACGGCCGCAGGGACGAGGTCGTGCTGGCCACCAAGGCCCACGCGTCGATGGGCGAGGACCCCAACGAGCGGGGCAACTCGCGCCGCTGGCTCGTCCGCGAGGTGGAGAACAGCCTGCGCAGGCTGGGCACCGACCACATCGACCTCTACCAGGTCCACCGGCCCGACCCGGACACCCACATCGACGAGACGTTGGGCGCGCTGACCGACCTGATCCGGGACGGCAAGATCCGCTACGCGGGCTGCTCCACCTTCCCCGCCCACCTGATCGTGGAGTCGCACTGGGTGGCCGAACGGCGAGTGCGGGAGAGGTTCGTCACCGAACAGCCGCCCTACTCGATCCTGACCAGGGGGATCGAGGCCGACGTGCTGCCCGTCGCCCGCGACTACGGCATGGGGGTGCTCCCCTGGAGCCCGCTGTCGGGCGGTTGGCTCTCCGGCAAGTACCGGCGGGGGCGGGACGCCCCGGACACCCACCGCGCGAACTCCATGCCCGACCGGTTCGACCCGACCAGGCCCGACAACGCGCGCAAGCTCGACGCGGTCGAGGAACTGGCGCGGCTGGCCGCCGACTCCGGGATCACCCTGGTGGACCTGGCGCTGGCGTTCGTGCTCAGCCATCCGGCGGTGACCGCGCCGATCATCGGCCCCCGCACCATGGAACAGCTGGAGTCCCAGCTCGGCGCCGCCGACATCCGGCTCGACGCGGCGACGCTGGACCGCGTCGACGAGATCGTGCCGCCCGGCACCACCCTCAATCCGGCCGACGTCGGCTGGACCCCGCCGGACCTGCGACGTAAGGAGCTGCGCCGCAGGCGGTGA
- a CDS encoding haloacid dehalogenase type II produces MNTRPVAVAFDVLETLLDLRALRTRFTDIGQPAEMLHPWFLRFQRDAMALSLSGEFGSFPDVARQALRTESEHTASEADIDHVLDGFAHLPAHPDAEPALRKLSEAGVRVGCLTVGNAENTASFLANAGLARYVDRVVTADQAGIWKPSPSVYRATAHQLEVAPGDMALVAVHAWDCHGAKRAGCTSGWCSRLEGEPGDVFDAPDVTGDDLVTVADRLLGLPTR; encoded by the coding sequence ATGAACACCAGGCCCGTGGCAGTCGCCTTCGACGTGCTGGAGACCCTGCTGGACCTGCGTGCCCTGCGCACCCGCTTCACCGACATCGGCCAGCCCGCGGAGATGCTGCACCCGTGGTTCCTGCGCTTCCAGCGCGACGCCATGGCGCTGTCGCTGTCCGGCGAGTTCGGCTCGTTCCCGGACGTCGCCCGCCAGGCGCTGCGCACCGAGAGCGAGCACACGGCCAGCGAGGCCGACATCGACCACGTGCTCGACGGCTTCGCCCACCTGCCCGCTCACCCGGACGCCGAGCCCGCGCTGCGCAAGCTCTCCGAGGCCGGGGTGCGCGTGGGCTGCCTGACCGTCGGCAACGCGGAGAACACCGCGAGCTTCCTGGCCAACGCGGGCCTTGCGCGGTACGTCGACCGGGTGGTCACGGCCGACCAGGCGGGCATCTGGAAGCCCTCGCCCAGCGTCTACCGGGCCACCGCCCACCAGCTGGAGGTCGCTCCCGGGGACATGGCGCTGGTCGCGGTGCACGCCTGGGACTGCCACGGCGCCAAGCGCGCGGGCTGCACGTCGGGCTGGTGCTCCCGACTGGAGGGTGAGCCGGGTGACGTCTTCGACGCCCCCGACGTGACCGGTGACGACCTGGTGACCGTCGCGGACCGGCTGCTCGGGCTGCCCACCCGGTGA
- a CDS encoding DUF5753 domain-containing protein yields MSWAGNCPAIASYNAVDTPRWVQARAERQKRLTELNPLRLRAVISEAALRREVGGSSVMTEQLDQVMRWCELPNVIVQVLPYSAGAHASPSGAFALLSFDNNEAVGFLDTPLGGHTVDDPNDVEALKYVGDELRSTALPAPASLELIRSIREAHTAQT; encoded by the coding sequence GTGTCCTGGGCAGGCAACTGCCCTGCCATCGCTAGCTACAACGCGGTGGACACCCCACGGTGGGTGCAGGCCAGAGCGGAACGTCAGAAACGGCTGACCGAGCTGAATCCCCTACGTCTGCGAGCGGTCATCAGTGAAGCGGCGCTACGTCGTGAAGTCGGCGGCTCCTCGGTCATGACAGAGCAACTGGACCAAGTGATGCGTTGGTGTGAGCTTCCGAACGTGATTGTCCAAGTGCTGCCCTACAGCGCAGGAGCGCATGCCAGCCCGTCCGGGGCATTCGCGTTGCTCTCGTTCGACAACAACGAAGCTGTCGGATTTCTCGACACTCCGTTGGGAGGGCACACCGTGGATGATCCCAACGATGTGGAGGCTTTGAAGTACGTCGGAGACGAACTACGATCCACAGCCCTGCCAGCACCAGCTTCGCTGGAGTTGATACGTAGCATTCGGGAGGCGCACACGGCACAGACCTAG
- a CDS encoding MarR family winged helix-turn-helix transcriptional regulator — protein MSDRTDEARESGGESISRADSEQLLRLERQLCFVLHATSRAFDTLYRPVLAELGLTYPQYLVMLAVWEHGERSVKELGRSLRLDSGTLSPLLKRLEKAGFVRRERSPADERSVVVRPTEEGIALRERASDIPRRILSATGLDEQQLGELHTALNSVTSALDRAAEEIDRRE, from the coding sequence GTGTCGGACCGAACGGACGAGGCGCGGGAATCCGGCGGCGAGTCGATCTCGCGGGCGGATTCCGAACAGCTGCTGCGGTTGGAACGCCAGCTGTGCTTCGTGCTGCACGCCACCTCCCGCGCGTTCGACACGCTGTACCGGCCGGTGCTGGCCGAGCTCGGGCTGACCTACCCGCAGTACCTGGTGATGCTGGCCGTGTGGGAACACGGCGAACGCAGCGTCAAGGAGCTGGGGCGATCGCTGCGGCTGGACTCGGGCACGCTGTCCCCGCTGCTCAAACGGCTGGAAAAGGCCGGGTTCGTACGGCGGGAACGCAGCCCGGCCGACGAGCGCTCGGTGGTGGTGCGCCCCACCGAGGAGGGCATCGCGCTGCGCGAGCGGGCCAGCGACATCCCACGGCGGATTCTCAGCGCGACCGGGCTGGACGAGCAGCAGCTCGGCGAGCTGCACACCGCGCTGAACAGCGTCACCTCCGCCCTGGACCGGGCCGCCGAGGAGATCGACCGGCGGGAGTGA
- a CDS encoding TetR/AcrR family transcriptional regulator, whose translation MVETKPSGPGTSEPGSARQRILDTASRLFYESGIQAVGVNTLAARAGVTKVTLYAHFGSKDGLVAEHLAARDRRWRETLERVSAGRETAEQRLAAVFESYEEWTVADGFRGCGFVNAGVELTAADHPGREVIERNKEGTRTWLAEIAEAAGCSDPSDVAEEWFLLLEGAVVRATLRRDATPLHRAHRAALRLLREETGV comes from the coding sequence ATGGTGGAGACGAAACCGAGTGGCCCCGGGACGAGCGAACCCGGTTCGGCCAGACAACGCATCCTGGACACGGCGTCGCGGCTGTTCTACGAGTCCGGCATCCAGGCGGTGGGGGTCAACACGCTCGCGGCGCGGGCCGGGGTGACCAAGGTGACGCTGTACGCGCACTTCGGCTCGAAGGACGGGCTGGTGGCCGAGCACCTGGCCGCGCGGGACCGGCGCTGGCGGGAAACCCTGGAGCGCGTCTCGGCGGGGCGCGAGACGGCCGAGCAGCGGCTGGCGGCGGTGTTCGAAAGCTACGAGGAGTGGACCGTGGCCGACGGGTTCCGGGGGTGCGGATTCGTCAACGCCGGAGTGGAGCTGACCGCTGCCGACCACCCCGGGCGGGAGGTCATCGAGCGGAACAAGGAGGGAACCCGCACCTGGCTGGCGGAGATCGCCGAGGCGGCGGGGTGCTCCGACCCGTCCGACGTGGCCGAGGAGTGGTTCCTGCTGCTGGAGGGAGCCGTGGTGCGCGCGACGCTGCGGCGGGACGCCACACCGCTGCACCGGGCGCACCGCGCGGCGCTGCGGCTGCTGCGGGAGGAGACCGGCGTCTGA
- a CDS encoding bacteriocin fulvocin C-related protein gives MSDEEQRWILAFDGSCATCQEISDAIAQACDGKLEVLPLDNPRVRYWRTAKFGEQPPNAPTLLRIEGTEARAWTGPAMTPPLLRRLGARSTLRVLRSLGALRRQANGHPLESTESNTLGRAGFLRLGGGAALATGIVLFGKNPALAEQRCAAAQRWVEANANNLPAQYDELVGYPMAYRRAIYAKSSPERKARFWSDHLRRYRTENPDLSTEQRAALDEAEAVAANSVHFTPENAPTRAIENVDRRMRDAFGRDEAGRVIAALGPAERRPSEAAQPSCECTNKSEYCPDRHYCQYKSQNCSFVDKGCGTFWAYVCNGLCEYGG, from the coding sequence ATGAGTGACGAAGAACAGCGTTGGATACTGGCTTTCGACGGATCGTGCGCCACGTGTCAAGAGATTTCCGACGCGATCGCACAAGCGTGTGACGGAAAGCTCGAAGTGCTGCCGTTGGACAATCCGCGGGTGCGGTACTGGCGCACCGCGAAGTTCGGCGAACAGCCCCCGAACGCGCCCACCCTGCTGCGGATCGAGGGAACCGAAGCGCGGGCCTGGACCGGCCCAGCCATGACACCGCCGCTGCTGCGCAGGCTGGGCGCCCGCTCCACCCTCCGGGTGCTGCGCTCCCTCGGCGCGCTGCGCAGGCAGGCCAACGGCCACCCGCTGGAGTCCACCGAGTCGAACACCCTGGGCAGGGCGGGCTTCCTGCGCCTCGGCGGCGGGGCGGCGCTGGCCACCGGGATCGTGCTGTTCGGCAAGAACCCCGCACTGGCCGAGCAGCGCTGTGCCGCCGCGCAACGCTGGGTCGAGGCCAACGCGAACAACCTCCCCGCACAGTACGACGAACTCGTCGGCTACCCGATGGCCTACCGGCGCGCGATCTACGCGAAATCCTCGCCCGAGCGAAAGGCGAGGTTCTGGAGCGACCACCTCAGGCGATACCGCACCGAGAACCCCGATCTTTCCACTGAGCAGCGAGCGGCCTTGGACGAAGCCGAGGCCGTCGCCGCCAACTCGGTACATTTCACCCCGGAGAACGCCCCGACACGTGCGATCGAGAACGTCGACCGAAGGATGCGGGACGCCTTCGGAAGGGACGAGGCGGGACGTGTGATCGCCGCACTGGGACCGGCGGAACGCCGTCCGAGTGAAGCCGCACAGCCCTCCTGCGAGTGCACCAACAAGAGCGAGTACTGCCCCGACAGGCACTACTGCCAGTACAAGTCCCAGAACTGCTCCTTCGTCGACAAGGGCTGCGGCACTTTCTGGGCGTACGTGTGCAACGGCCTCTGCGAGTACGGCGGCTGA
- a CDS encoding metal-sensitive transcriptional regulator, whose protein sequence is MEMRPERVGDALTRLRRAQGQLAGVIESIEEGEDCAQVLTQLAAVSRALDRAGFKIVSSGMRHCQTAREEGEEPPMTEEELERLFLALA, encoded by the coding sequence GTGGAGATGAGACCCGAACGCGTGGGCGACGCCCTCACCCGCCTGCGCCGCGCACAGGGCCAGCTCGCCGGAGTGATCGAGTCGATCGAGGAGGGCGAGGACTGCGCCCAGGTGCTCACCCAGCTCGCCGCCGTGTCCCGCGCCTTGGACCGGGCGGGGTTCAAGATCGTCTCCAGCGGCATGCGGCACTGCCAGACCGCCCGCGAGGAGGGCGAGGAACCGCCCATGACCGAGGAGGAGCTGGAACGGCTGTTCCTGGCGCTGGCCTGA
- a CDS encoding NADP-dependent oxidoreductase: protein MSLPDTAREVRLAERPSGWPTDSTFETATVPVREPAAGQLLVRNLVMSVDPAMRGQMDDRPSYVAPFQVGEPLNGAAVGEVVASESEDFRVGDLVVHVLGWREYALLDASAARRVDPELADPNAFLGVLGAPGLTAYTGLFEIAGLRETDVVFVSGAAGAVGSIAGQLAKLHGARKVVGSAGSDEKVRHLTEDLGFDAAFNYKRGPVHQQLAEAAPEGIDVYFDNVGGDHLEAAIHTMNDFGRIAMCGAISQYNEVDAQPGPRGMFQMVSKRLTARGFIVIDHFDKYPEFMAEVGGWLRQGRLRYEETVLHGLDKAPEAFLGMMRGENTGKMLVDLR, encoded by the coding sequence TTGTCACTGCCCGACACAGCACGAGAAGTACGGCTCGCCGAACGCCCCAGCGGGTGGCCCACCGACAGCACCTTCGAGACCGCCACCGTGCCGGTGCGCGAACCGGCGGCCGGACAGCTGCTGGTGCGCAACCTGGTGATGAGCGTCGATCCCGCCATGCGCGGCCAGATGGACGACCGCCCCTCCTACGTGGCCCCCTTCCAGGTCGGTGAGCCCCTCAACGGCGCGGCCGTCGGCGAGGTGGTCGCCTCCGAGTCCGAGGACTTCCGGGTGGGCGACCTCGTCGTTCACGTCCTGGGATGGCGCGAGTACGCGCTGCTCGACGCGAGCGCCGCCAGACGGGTGGATCCGGAGCTGGCGGACCCCAACGCCTTCCTCGGCGTGCTCGGCGCACCCGGCCTGACCGCCTACACCGGCCTGTTCGAGATCGCCGGGCTGCGGGAGACCGACGTCGTGTTCGTCTCCGGCGCGGCGGGCGCGGTCGGCTCCATCGCCGGACAGCTCGCCAAGCTGCACGGGGCCCGGAAGGTCGTCGGCAGCGCCGGATCGGACGAGAAGGTCCGCCACCTCACCGAGGACCTCGGATTCGACGCGGCGTTCAACTACAAGCGGGGACCGGTTCACCAGCAGCTGGCCGAAGCCGCCCCCGAGGGCATCGACGTCTACTTCGACAACGTCGGCGGCGACCACCTGGAAGCCGCGATCCACACCATGAACGACTTCGGCCGCATCGCCATGTGCGGCGCGATCTCGCAGTACAACGAGGTCGACGCGCAGCCGGGGCCGCGCGGCATGTTCCAGATGGTCAGCAAGCGGCTCACCGCGCGCGGCTTCATCGTCATCGACCACTTCGACAAGTACCCGGAGTTCATGGCCGAGGTCGGCGGCTGGCTGCGCCAGGGACGGCTCCGCTACGAGGAGACCGTGCTGCACGGCCTCGACAAGGCCCCCGAGGCGTTCCTGGGCATGATGCGCGGCGAGAACACCGGCAAGATGCTGGTCGACCTGCGCTGA
- a CDS encoding alcohol dehydrogenase catalytic domain-containing protein, giving the protein MKATLLHGPKDIRVGEVPEPALLESTDAIVRVTHACICGSDLWPYRGVGLDGDGPAEPQRIGHEFLGVVEETGSDVTSPRPGDVVVAPFTFSDGSCEFCRDGLPTSCVNGGMWGSGGVDGGQGEAVRVPRAEGTLVRLPGGSDEALSASLLTLSDVFSTGHHAAVSASVKRGSTVVVVGDGAVGLSGVLASARLGAERIVIMGRHTPRTELAERFGATDVVPERGAEGVERVRELTGGHGAPHVLECVGTDDSLATAVGVVRDGGAIGRVGAPTYANIPQSAETFFRNVTISGGVAPARDYIPELLPDVLEGRVQPGLVFDRTVGLDDVADGYRAMHEREALKVLVRP; this is encoded by the coding sequence TTGAAGGCAACACTGCTCCACGGCCCGAAGGACATCCGCGTGGGAGAGGTCCCCGAGCCCGCGCTGCTGGAGAGCACCGACGCGATCGTGCGGGTGACCCACGCCTGCATCTGCGGCAGCGACCTGTGGCCCTACCGGGGAGTGGGGCTGGACGGCGACGGCCCCGCCGAGCCCCAGCGCATCGGCCACGAGTTCCTCGGCGTGGTCGAGGAGACCGGTTCCGACGTGACCTCGCCGCGCCCCGGCGACGTCGTGGTCGCGCCGTTCACCTTCTCCGACGGCAGCTGCGAGTTCTGCCGGGACGGGCTGCCCACCTCCTGCGTCAACGGCGGCATGTGGGGCTCCGGCGGAGTGGACGGCGGCCAGGGCGAGGCCGTGCGCGTGCCGAGGGCGGAAGGAACCCTGGTGCGGCTGCCCGGCGGTTCCGACGAGGCGCTGAGCGCCTCGCTGCTCACGCTCTCCGACGTGTTCAGCACCGGCCATCACGCCGCCGTGTCCGCCTCGGTGAAGCGGGGCTCCACAGTGGTCGTGGTCGGTGACGGCGCGGTCGGGCTGTCCGGGGTGCTCGCCTCGGCCCGGCTCGGCGCCGAGCGGATCGTCATCATGGGCAGGCACACCCCGCGCACCGAGCTGGCCGAGCGGTTCGGCGCCACCGACGTGGTGCCGGAACGCGGCGCCGAGGGCGTCGAGCGGGTGCGCGAGCTGACCGGCGGGCACGGCGCCCCGCACGTGCTGGAGTGCGTCGGCACGGACGACTCGCTGGCCACCGCCGTGGGCGTGGTGCGCGACGGCGGGGCGATCGGCAGGGTCGGCGCGCCGACCTACGCCAACATCCCGCAGTCGGCCGAGACGTTCTTCCGCAACGTCACCATCAGCGGCGGCGTGGCCCCGGCGCGCGACTACATCCCGGAGCTGCTGCCCGACGTGCTGGAGGGCAGGGTCCAGCCCGGCCTGGTCTTCGACAGGACGGTCGGGCTCGACGACGTGGCCGACGGCTACCGCGCCATGCACGAGCGCGAGGCGCTCAAGGTGCTGGTCCGCCCGTGA
- a CDS encoding DUF397 domain-containing protein → MSELHGAVWRKSSRSGGNGGNCVEVGYASEIVGIRDTKDRRGGTLAVEYTTWTAFLRTVKQGRLDS, encoded by the coding sequence ATGAGCGAGCTTCACGGCGCTGTATGGCGCAAGTCCAGCCGCAGCGGAGGAAATGGGGGCAACTGCGTTGAGGTCGGTTACGCCTCCGAGATCGTGGGAATCCGGGACACCAAGGACCGTCGTGGCGGGACCCTCGCCGTGGAATACACCACCTGGACCGCGTTCCTCCGGACCGTCAAGCAGGGCCGCCTCGACAGCTGA
- a CDS encoding TetR family transcriptional regulator, translated as MTEALTAERILEAAEDTLRRFGPGKTTVVDVARALGVSHGSVYRHFPNKAALRDAVAARWLDRINEPLRPLTTEDAPATERLRNWLELLSTTKRRMAREDPELFATYHALATESREVVGAHLETLAGMIARIVSDGVARGEFEVDDPHRAAKAVLSATARFHNPAHASEWDDPELDADFEEVWALLLRGLASGRR; from the coding sequence GTGACCGAGGCGCTCACCGCCGAACGGATCCTCGAAGCGGCGGAGGACACCCTCCGCCGCTTCGGGCCCGGCAAGACGACCGTGGTGGACGTGGCCCGCGCCCTGGGCGTCAGCCACGGCAGCGTGTACCGGCACTTCCCGAACAAGGCGGCGCTGCGCGACGCGGTGGCCGCGCGCTGGCTGGACCGGATCAACGAGCCGCTCCGGCCGTTGACCACCGAGGACGCCCCCGCCACCGAACGGCTCCGGAACTGGCTGGAGCTGCTGAGCACGACCAAGCGCCGGATGGCGCGGGAGGACCCGGAGCTGTTCGCGACCTACCACGCGCTGGCCACCGAGTCGCGCGAGGTGGTCGGGGCACACCTGGAGACGCTGGCCGGGATGATCGCTCGGATCGTCTCGGACGGTGTGGCCCGGGGCGAGTTCGAGGTCGACGATCCGCACCGCGCGGCGAAGGCGGTGCTGTCGGCCACCGCCCGGTTCCACAACCCCGCGCACGCCTCGGAGTGGGACGACCCGGAGCTCGACGCGGACTTCGAGGAGGTCTGGGCGCTGCTGCTGCGGGGCCTGGCGAGCGGACGCCGGTAG
- a CDS encoding rhodanese-like domain-containing protein, whose protein sequence is MPEESIEVTVEDLAAARDAGAEVLDVRSPEEYARGHVPGARNIPLEQVLRAPGEFPDGVRVVCQSGGRSLRAAQALREAGVDAVSVSGGTAAWVESGRNTEGGAQR, encoded by the coding sequence ATGCCGGAAGAGTCGATCGAAGTGACCGTCGAGGACCTGGCCGCCGCGCGCGACGCGGGTGCGGAAGTCCTCGACGTGCGATCCCCTGAGGAGTACGCGCGGGGACACGTCCCCGGAGCGCGCAACATCCCGCTGGAACAGGTGCTGCGGGCACCCGGCGAGTTCCCGGACGGCGTACGGGTGGTCTGCCAGTCGGGGGGCCGCAGCCTGCGGGCCGCCCAGGCCCTGCGCGAAGCGGGTGTCGACGCGGTCTCGGTATCGGGTGGAACGGCGGCGTGGGTCGAATCCGGCCGGAACACCGAAGGAGGTGCACAGCGATGA
- a CDS encoding helix-turn-helix domain-containing protein, with protein sequence MKESPTARRRALGQALRELRIAAGKDTAEAAAIIECSESKIRKIEYGDVPTKVAERNALVEAYGASDEDRSEVQELAKGANQRGWWQSYRGAVPRWFRRYVGLESAAAEIRTYETELIPGLLQTADYAHALINSSNPEMPAEEVANRLKVRTERQERLLSDGARLVAVISEAAIRRTVGGRSVMTDQLNLLLDVQQQAQIEVQIIPYSAGAHPGTGFPFVLLRFPDDVAPSLAYTESLTSAAYHDRQPDVETYTMVFDRLRATASSPTESSELIRRAARDLQT encoded by the coding sequence ATGAAGGAGAGTCCGACCGCACGCCGACGAGCTCTTGGTCAAGCACTGCGTGAACTCCGCATCGCCGCTGGAAAGGACACCGCTGAGGCGGCAGCGATAATCGAGTGCTCCGAAAGCAAGATCCGCAAAATCGAGTACGGAGACGTACCCACCAAGGTTGCCGAGCGCAACGCGCTCGTAGAGGCGTACGGAGCCTCCGATGAGGACAGATCCGAGGTTCAGGAACTAGCCAAAGGAGCAAACCAACGCGGTTGGTGGCAGAGCTACAGGGGTGCTGTACCTCGCTGGTTCCGCCGCTACGTCGGTCTGGAGTCAGCAGCGGCAGAGATTCGCACCTACGAGACGGAGTTGATTCCGGGCCTGCTCCAGACTGCGGACTACGCACACGCTTTGATCAACAGCAGCAATCCAGAGATGCCAGCCGAGGAAGTGGCAAACAGGCTCAAGGTTCGTACCGAACGCCAGGAACGCCTGCTCAGCGACGGAGCACGCCTGGTAGCCGTGATCAGCGAAGCCGCCATCCGGAGAACCGTCGGCGGGCGAAGTGTCATGACTGATCAACTCAACCTGTTGTTGGACGTTCAGCAGCAAGCTCAAATCGAGGTGCAGATCATTCCTTACTCGGCCGGTGCCCACCCCGGAACTGGTTTTCCTTTCGTGTTGCTTCGCTTTCCCGACGACGTAGCCCCTTCGTTGGCTTACACGGAGAGCTTGACCTCGGCCGCTTACCACGATCGTCAGCCTGACGTAGAGACATATACGATGGTCTTCGACCGGCTACGGGCCACGGCGTCGAGTCCCACGGAGAGTTCGGAGCTGATCCGCAGAGCGGCCCGAGACCTACAGACATAG
- a CDS encoding DUF397 domain-containing protein, whose amino-acid sequence MDLSRATWRKSSRSNSGGNCVEVAQNLPGAALLRDSKLGTDSPVLAVSPNHFTAFLDALKSDRLDG is encoded by the coding sequence GTGGATCTCTCGCGTGCGACGTGGCGAAAGTCGTCACGGTCGAACAGTGGCGGCAACTGCGTCGAGGTCGCCCAGAATCTGCCGGGGGCCGCTCTCCTCCGAGACAGCAAGCTCGGTACCGACAGCCCCGTCCTCGCGGTCTCCCCGAACCACTTCACCGCCTTCCTCGACGCGCTCAAAAGCGACCGCCTCGACGGCTGA